A region of Roseobacter litoralis Och 149 DNA encodes the following proteins:
- a CDS encoding pyruvate carboxylase, with the protein MPEFKKILIANRGEIAIRIMRAANEMGKKTVAVFAEEDKLGLHRFKADEAYRIGEGMGPVAAYLSIDEIIRVAKEAGADAIHPGYGLLSENPDFVDACDQNGIVFIGPRAETMRALGDKASARRVAVEAGVPVIPATEVLGDDMKAIKAEAKQVGYPLMLKASWGGGGRGMRPIQQEDELEEKVLEGRREAEAAFGNGEGYLEKMILRARHVEVQILGDKHGDMYHLFERDCSVQRRNQKVVERAPAPYLTEAQRAEVCKLGYDICKHVNYECAGTVEFLMDMDDGKFYFIEVNPRVQVEHTVTEEVTGIDIVQAQILIAEGKTIAEATGKPTQADVQLTGHALQTRITTEDPQNNFIPDYGRITAFREATGMGIRLDGGTAYSGGVITRYYDSLLVKVTAKAQTPDAAIARMDRALREFRIRGVSTNIAFVENLLKHPTFLNNEYHTKFIDETPELFQFSKRRDRGTKVLTYIADITVNGHPETKAHPRPPAHVKDPRAPKERAEPMMGTRNLLEQKGPQGVADWMKQQRQLLITDTTMRDGHQSLLATRMRSIDMIKVAPSYSANLPQLFSVECWGGATFDVAYRFLQECPWQRLRDLRAAMPNLMTQMLLRASNGVGYTNYPDNVVQEFVRVAASTGVDVFRVFDSLNWVENMRVAMDAVIENGKVCEGSICYTGDINDPDRAKYNLKYYVDMGKELRDAGAHVLGLKDMAGLLKPAAARQLVRTLKSEVGLPIHFHTHDTAGVACATILAASEAGVDAVDCAMDALSGNTSQATLGSVVSALKHTDRDTGLDMSAIREISDYWEEVRNHYAAFETGMQAPSSEVYLHEMPGGQFTNLKAQAASLGLADRWHEVAQTYAEVNQMFGDIVKVTPSSKVVGDMALMMVSQGLSRADVENPDTDVSFPDSVVDMMRGNLGQPPGGFPEAIVKKVLKDEQPVLDRPGKHLPPADLEALRAEASNLMEGKLVDDEDLSGYLMYPKVFLDYMGRHRTYGPVRALPTKTFFYGMEPGEEISAEIDPGKTLEIRLQTVGDTGEDGEVRVFFELNGQPRVIRVPNRLVAATTQKRPKAETGNAKHIGAPMPGVVASVAAKGGGKVKAGDLLLTIEAMKMETGIHAEKAATVKTVHVSPGGQIDAKDLLIEFE; encoded by the coding sequence ATGCCTGAATTCAAAAAAATCCTCATTGCCAACCGGGGCGAAATCGCGATCCGCATCATGCGCGCCGCAAACGAGATGGGCAAGAAAACCGTCGCCGTTTTTGCCGAAGAGGACAAACTGGGCCTGCATCGTTTCAAAGCGGACGAAGCCTACCGGATCGGCGAAGGCATGGGGCCGGTTGCCGCCTATCTCAGCATTGATGAGATCATTCGTGTCGCCAAGGAAGCGGGCGCGGATGCCATCCACCCCGGATATGGGCTGTTATCGGAAAACCCCGATTTTGTGGATGCCTGCGATCAAAACGGCATCGTCTTTATTGGACCGCGGGCCGAAACCATGCGTGCGCTTGGGGACAAGGCCTCTGCCCGTCGGGTGGCTGTTGAAGCAGGCGTGCCCGTGATCCCCGCCACCGAAGTGCTGGGCGATGACATGAAGGCGATCAAGGCCGAGGCGAAACAGGTTGGTTATCCGCTGATGCTCAAGGCGTCATGGGGCGGCGGGGGGCGCGGCATGCGTCCAATCCAGCAAGAGGACGAGCTGGAAGAAAAGGTCCTTGAGGGGCGGCGCGAGGCGGAGGCTGCCTTTGGCAATGGTGAGGGCTATCTGGAAAAGATGATCCTCAGGGCGCGCCACGTGGAGGTTCAGATTCTGGGCGACAAACATGGCGACATGTATCACCTGTTTGAACGGGATTGCTCGGTCCAGCGGCGCAACCAAAAGGTCGTTGAGCGCGCGCCTGCGCCATACCTGACGGAGGCGCAGCGTGCTGAAGTTTGCAAACTGGGCTATGATATCTGCAAACATGTGAATTACGAGTGCGCGGGCACGGTCGAATTCCTGATGGATATGGATGACGGCAAATTTTACTTCATCGAGGTAAACCCGCGCGTACAGGTTGAACATACCGTCACCGAAGAGGTGACAGGCATCGACATCGTGCAGGCTCAGATCCTGATCGCAGAGGGCAAAACCATTGCCGAGGCGACGGGCAAGCCGACACAAGCTGATGTCCAGCTGACGGGCCATGCGCTGCAAACCCGGATCACCACCGAGGACCCGCAGAATAACTTCATCCCTGACTATGGCCGCATCACTGCCTTTCGCGAGGCAACGGGCATGGGCATCCGCCTTGATGGTGGTACTGCATATTCCGGCGGCGTGATCACGCGCTATTACGACAGCCTGCTGGTCAAGGTCACCGCCAAGGCGCAAACACCGGACGCGGCCATCGCCCGGATGGACCGCGCCCTGCGCGAATTCCGTATTCGGGGCGTGTCCACCAATATCGCCTTTGTCGAGAACCTGCTCAAACACCCGACGTTTTTGAACAATGAATACCACACCAAATTCATTGACGAGACGCCTGAGCTTTTCCAGTTCTCCAAACGGCGTGACCGCGGCACCAAAGTGCTGACCTATATCGCGGACATCACGGTGAACGGCCATCCCGAGACCAAAGCGCATCCGCGCCCGCCAGCCCATGTCAAAGACCCACGCGCCCCAAAGGAACGCGCAGAGCCTATGATGGGCACGCGCAACCTGCTTGAACAAAAAGGTCCGCAAGGGGTTGCGGACTGGATGAAACAGCAACGCCAGCTCTTGATCACCGACACCACCATGCGCGACGGGCACCAGTCTCTGCTGGCCACGCGGATGCGGTCCATTGATATGATCAAGGTGGCGCCGAGCTATTCGGCCAATCTGCCGCAACTCTTTTCGGTTGAATGCTGGGGGGGCGCGACGTTCGATGTGGCCTATCGGTTCTTGCAGGAATGTCCATGGCAGCGCCTGCGCGATCTGCGTGCCGCGATGCCAAACCTGATGACCCAGATGCTGCTGCGCGCCTCAAACGGGGTGGGATATACCAACTATCCCGATAATGTTGTGCAAGAATTCGTGCGCGTTGCCGCCAGCACAGGGGTGGACGTTTTCCGCGTTTTCGACAGTCTCAACTGGGTTGAGAACATGCGCGTTGCGATGGATGCCGTGATTGAGAACGGCAAGGTTTGTGAAGGGTCCATCTGCTACACCGGCGACATCAATGACCCGGATCGGGCAAAGTATAACCTGAAATACTATGTGGACATGGGCAAGGAACTGCGAGACGCGGGGGCCCATGTTCTCGGCCTCAAGGATATGGCGGGCCTGCTCAAACCCGCCGCCGCGCGCCAGTTGGTCCGCACCCTGAAATCCGAAGTCGGCCTGCCCATTCACTTTCATACGCATGATACCGCCGGGGTTGCCTGTGCCACGATCCTTGCCGCGTCCGAGGCTGGTGTGGATGCCGTGGACTGCGCGATGGATGCGCTCTCGGGCAACACCTCACAAGCGACGCTGGGGTCTGTCGTTTCGGCGCTGAAACACACCGATCGCGACACCGGGCTGGATATGTCCGCGATTCGCGAAATCTCTGATTATTGGGAAGAGGTGCGCAATCACTACGCCGCCTTTGAAACAGGTATGCAGGCCCCCTCCTCCGAGGTTTATCTACATGAAATGCCCGGTGGTCAGTTCACGAACCTCAAGGCGCAGGCGGCAAGTCTGGGGCTTGCCGACCGCTGGCATGAGGTCGCACAGACCTACGCCGAGGTGAACCAGATGTTTGGCGATATCGTTAAGGTGACGCCATCCTCCAAGGTAGTGGGCGACATGGCCCTGATGATGGTATCGCAAGGGCTAAGCCGCGCAGACGTGGAAAACCCGGATACGGATGTTTCCTTCCCGGACAGTGTTGTGGATATGATGCGCGGCAACCTCGGCCAACCGCCCGGCGGTTTTCCGGAAGCCATTGTCAAAAAGGTGCTCAAGGACGAGCAGCCCGTCCTTGACCGCCCCGGCAAACACCTGCCCCCCGCTGATCTGGAAGCCCTGCGCGCAGAGGCCTCCAATCTGATGGAAGGCAAGCTCGTTGATGATGAGGACCTGTCGGGATATCTGATGTATCCCAAGGTGTTCCTCGATTACATGGGCCGTCACCGGACCTATGGGCCGGTACGGGCACTGCCGACCAAGACGTTCTTTTACGGCATGGAACCGGGCGAAGAAATCAGCGCTGAAATCGACCCCGGCAAGACGCTTGAAATACGTCTGCAGACGGTCGGCGACACCGGCGAAGACGGTGAGGTTCGGGTATTCTTTGAACTCAACGGCCAACCCCGCGTGATCCGGGTGCCCAACCGCCTCGTGGCGGCGACAACCCAAAAACGCCCCAAAGCCGAGACTGGGAACGCCAAACACATTGGTGCGCCGATGCCGGGGGTTGTAGCGTCGGTTGCAGCCAAGGGAGGGGGCAAGGTCAAGGCGGGTGATCTGTTGCTCACAATCGAAGCCATGAAAATGGAAACGGGCATCCACGCCGAAAAGGCGGCCACGGTCAAAACCGTACATGTCAGCCCCGGCGGGCAAATTGACGCCAAGGATCTGCTTATCGAATTTGAGTAA
- a CDS encoding cobalamin B12-binding domain-containing protein, which produces MSDQNSPRAARDEDRYRQVQTDVLQLKARLPEADVGDIVSEVLNRVTALRKVNGDRVNLPTREKVEKLCYALISDDMNEGAAFIHDVQEEGATLEAVYLNYLAEAAGVLGEWWDDDHVTFLEVTIGSSRIYAIMRDLGYLFVPDRLVEVKSAIFATTPNETHVLGVQMAADLFGTEGWNIDVMTGLSHEALVQQITQSPYHILGLSAGGAHSAGALARLIVAVRLARPDMRIFLSGQIVQACPDLVTVMDLDGAADDIEDAKRILQELWSESCAQPS; this is translated from the coding sequence ATGTCGGATCAGAATTCCCCGCGCGCGGCGAGAGATGAGGATCGGTATCGCCAGGTTCAGACGGATGTTTTGCAGCTCAAGGCGCGTCTTCCCGAGGCTGATGTCGGTGATATCGTTTCAGAAGTATTGAACCGCGTTACTGCGCTCAGAAAAGTAAACGGCGACAGAGTCAACCTGCCAACGCGGGAAAAAGTTGAAAAACTCTGCTATGCGCTGATTTCAGACGACATGAATGAAGGTGCCGCGTTCATTCATGATGTGCAGGAAGAAGGCGCGACCCTCGAAGCAGTCTATCTGAACTATCTCGCCGAAGCCGCCGGAGTTCTGGGCGAGTGGTGGGATGATGATCACGTCACTTTTCTTGAGGTCACGATTGGCAGCAGTCGGATCTACGCAATCATGCGCGACCTTGGCTATCTGTTTGTGCCCGATCGCCTTGTTGAGGTGAAATCAGCAATCTTCGCAACTACCCCGAACGAAACGCATGTTCTTGGCGTACAGATGGCGGCGGACCTTTTTGGCACCGAAGGCTGGAATATCGACGTCATGACTGGCCTGTCCCATGAAGCGCTTGTCCAACAGATCACGCAAAGCCCCTATCACATTCTGGGCCTGTCTGCAGGTGGCGCACATTCTGCCGGTGCATTGGCACGGTTGATTGTCGCTGTACGACTGGCCCGACCTGATATGCGGATTTTCCTAAGCGGACAGATTGTGCAAGCTTGCCCCGACCTTGTTACCGTCATGGACCTTGACGGTGCTGCCGATGATATCGAAGACGCCAAGCGTATTCTGCAAGAGCTTTGGTCGGAGTCGTGCGCACAACCGTCCTGA
- the tnpB gene encoding IS66 family insertion sequence element accessory protein TnpB, which translates to MKLLYWDGQGFCLIYNALQRSRCSWPSAKDCPAHLTCPQLSMLWGRIIDGV; encoded by the coding sequence ATCAAACTGCTGTATTGGGATGGCCAAGGATTCTGCCTGATTTATAATGCTCTGCAACGGAGCCGGTGTTCATGGCCGAGCGCAAAAGATTGCCCTGCCCACCTGACCTGCCCACAGCTTTCGATGCTTTGGGGGAGGATCATTGACGGCGTCTAA
- a CDS encoding chemotaxis protein CheD translates to MTKNRKHITQGEWAVSADPERAISTILGSCVSCCLWDPVAKVGGMNHMLLTVSTRSSGACNLAGINAMELLINDILKLGGARSRLRAKAFGGARMVAGLSDVGLLNSQFTLDFLRQESIACEGHSLGGDSARHIMFWPASGRVMQKVRADEALPKEVPVQSQPSGNDLELF, encoded by the coding sequence ATGACAAAAAACCGCAAACATATAACGCAGGGTGAGTGGGCTGTCTCAGCTGATCCTGAGCGGGCGATATCAACAATTTTGGGATCTTGTGTCTCGTGTTGTCTTTGGGATCCTGTTGCCAAAGTAGGTGGTATGAACCACATGCTCTTGACGGTCAGCACCAGAAGCTCGGGTGCTTGTAATCTGGCAGGCATCAACGCCATGGAACTGCTGATAAACGATATTCTCAAGCTTGGTGGCGCACGAAGTCGGCTGCGCGCAAAAGCCTTTGGTGGCGCTCGCATGGTGGCCGGGCTCAGTGATGTCGGGTTGCTCAATAGTCAGTTTACATTGGACTTTCTTCGACAAGAGAGCATTGCCTGTGAAGGGCACTCGCTTGGAGGAGACTCGGCACGTCACATCATGTTCTGGCCTGCGTCGGGTCGTGTCATGCAAAAAGTACGAGCGGATGAGGCTTTACCCAAAGAAGTACCCGTCCAATCCCAGCCGAGCGGAAACGATTTGGAGCTGTTTTGA